A single window of Nicotiana sylvestris chromosome 5, ASM39365v2, whole genome shotgun sequence DNA harbors:
- the LOC138868927 gene encoding uncharacterized protein gives MPDDEQCRLERFGRLQPSSFSGVEGEDAQGFLDKCQWMLRTVGIIESSGVAFTTFQFLGAAFTWWEDFERRRPVGATPLSWQQFSALFLEMYVPQSCIELLRRQFKWLTQGDMTVSQYEMRFSELARHAIWMISSNRERIRRFVDGLNYHLRILITREIVLGATFEEVVDIAREIERVRHREREEREAKRPQG, from the coding sequence atgccggatgatgagcagtgtcgtcttgagaggtttggtagactccagccttcGTCATTTAGTGGtgttgagggcgaggatgcccagggttttctagaTAAGTGTCAGTGGATGCTCCGTACAGTAGGTATtattgagtctagtggtgtggcatttaccacctttcagttcttGGGGgccgccttcacttggtgggaggattttgagaggcgtaggcctgtcggtgcaacacccctttcttggcagcagttctccgctctcttcttggagatGTATGTACCACAATCCTGTATAGAGTTGCTGCGTAGGCAGTTTAAGTGGTTGacacagggggatatgactgtgtcccagtatgagatgaggttttctgagttggctcgtcatgccatttggatgatttCGTCgaatcgtgagaggatcaggagatttgtggatggccttaactaccatctccgtattcttatAACTAGAGAGATAGTATTgggtgctacattcgaggaggtggttgatattgcgCGTGAGATTGAGAGGGTTCGCCAtcgggagcgagaggagagggaggccaagaggcctcaaggatag